The DNA segment TTACTGACATCAGCAAGGGAAtgatttgcttttctctttgacTGCATCCAGAAATGAATCCCTGATTGCTGCCTCCGAGGAGCTGCCTTTTCTCAAAAAttgcacagaaaggaaatattaTGTATAACTGAGTTTTAATTGTTTCTTGAGTTAATTCTAGCATGAACAAGTTACACAGTCATTTTTGAGAAACActattatttcagttttgttacaGTGGTATTTTTCCTTGCCTTGTGACACAAACTTTCTTAAGAGAAAGTTTCTTAAATTATTCTTAAATTAGTTCTCTGGTATTAAGGAGGGGCATAAACCTGTAAGAATTTAGTaactatttaaaagaaacactttCCATTAATGAAAAGCTGGAAGATTATTATGCTAATAACATTATGGATGGTGCTGTTCCATGTAGAATTCCCATAGGTATTAATGGAAGTTTTATGCTAAATCAGCAGTAGTTTTAGGTAGGGGATTGTAAAAAAGGATATGATGCCCAGTAGGAGCTTAATCCCTCTCATTTACTTAGGCAAACTTTGtctttgaaatgcttttgaaatctGTCCCAATTTTCAGCAGGAGTCATGCCTGAATAATATTACAGGATCGGGCTTCAAATATAAGGGCAAGAGAATTTAACTATATTAAGACAGATCTTGTCTTAATCCTGAGATGTAGAATGTGGGTTagaggaggaaagagctgtTGCTTTAGCTCGTTCTTGTTTTAGCCACTGGAGACTGATTTCTCCATGTGTTCTCATGCTGTTGTATTTTCAGGGACAGCTCTGTTGCTTAGACCAGGCTGCTGCAAGGATGGGGCCTCTGGAAGCAGCAGGCAAAGAAAACCAGACGGATGAAATGAAGATGGAGCTGTTCACCAAGCTGTACCTGCCGAGATACACCACGCCACTCAATGAATTGGCTCTGGACCCCAAGCCTGAACTGAAGGACAGTACAACGCTGGTTGAAGTGCAGATAGTCCTCATCTTTGCTTACTGCTCCATCATCCTGCTGGGGGTGATCGGGAACTCCCTCGTCATCCACGTGATCATCAAGTTCAAAAGCATGCGCACAGTGACCAACTTCTTCATTGCCAACCTGGCCGTGGCTGACCTGCTGGTGAACACGCTGTGCCTGCCCTTCACCTTGGTTTACACTCTGTTAGGTGAGTGGAAGCTGGGCCCTGTCTTGTGCCACCTGGTGCCGTATGCCCAGGCTCTTGCTGTGCACGTGTCTACTGTGACTTTGACTGTCATCGCTTTGGATCGGCACCGCTGCATTGTCTACCACCTGGAAAGCAAAATCTCAAAGCGGATCAGCTTCCTCATTATTGGAGTTGCCTGGGCAGTCAGTGCCTTGTTGGCAAGTCCTCTGGCCATCTTCCGTGAGTACTCACTGATTGAGATCATTCCTGACTTCAAGATCGTGGTCTGCTCTGAGAAGTGGCCAGGGGAGGGGCAGCTGAACTACGGCACCATCTACAGCATCTCCATGCTCCTGATCCAGTACGTGCTGCCTCTGGCTGTCATTTCCTACGCCTATGCCCGTATCTGGACCAAGCTCAAGAACCACGTGAGTCCTGGGGCAGGGAATGACCACTACCACCAACGGCGGCGGAAAACCACCAAGATGCTGGTGTGTGTGGTTGTGGTGTTCGCTGTCAGCTGGCTCCCGTTTCACACCTTCCAGCTAGTCAGTGACATTGACAGCCAGGTGTTAGACCTGAAAGAGTACAAACTGATCTACACGGTGTTCCATGTCATCGCCATGTGCTCGACATTTGCTAACCCCCTTCTCTATGGCTGGATGAATAACAACTACAGGACAGCCTTCCTCACAGCCTTCCAGTGTGAGCAGCGGCTGGACTCCATCCACCCTGAAGTGTCAGCAGCTTTGAAAGCCAGGAAGAAGCTGGAAGCAAAGAGGATTCAGTTCCCTGGAGACTCTTTCACACAACCCACTAACGTCTAGGACCTCTGActttaaagaagaaactgaTGTAGTGTGGCCAAAGGGATGAACTCATTTGGACACGTGCATTTTTAATGCACAGTTTTATTCATAAATGGTGAAGGAAAAGTAGCAGGAAAGTCAAGGCAAGTGGTGTGGTTTGAGGGGAGCTCATTGGCATACAGAGTACATAACTATGTGACTCCAATGAAATAAAAGGGAGAGACCTCATTTATGGCTTTCTCTAACAGGGTAAGAGACATCTCCCATCTCTTCTTGACAAGTGTAAATGACAAAGGCAGAATTTGCTGGGTTTGCTTTAGGAAGGCAAACAGCTGATTTGGAGCACAGGAAGAGGGATGGTGGGAGCAGGTAATTTTAATGTTGTATATGGAGATCAGGAAGAGCAGAAATCTGCCAGGTGAGTGAAGCCTGTCTGGGGAAAATGGGCTGTGCTGGTTAAAGCCCAAACTTTTCAGACCCCTTCTCTCCCACAGGTACCTTTGGTGAAGAGATGGAAATTTAGAAGAGAAATATGTTACATTTTTTATGTCCACTGAAGTACTTCAAACCAGAGCATTTGAAATGTattaggaggaaaaagaaaagagaataaaaataaaagaaaaaaaccgacAAACCCCAGATTCAATGTGAAGAAAGATCAAATTTCTTGCCTAAAATTAAATGTGGATTTTGGCCAGTCAAAGGGGGTAAAAAGTCATTCCTTAAGAATCAGCTGTTATTATGCTGGTGTGAAAATCACGAGTCTGTGACCTGATCAGTGATTCCCTGCAGATCCCTGCCTTTCATCCTGCACTGGGGACAGCTTGCAAACACAGTGTTTTCAAGTGGCATTTGAAGGCAGACGATGCAGGTTCAGGTGTTCTGTGAGCACTTCATAAACTgccaatattttaattttcaggacCCTCTTAAATGTGTAATGTGTTATTAGCTCCACAGGGTTTGAATTGTTGCTGCTTTCTCCCTGGATAATAAAAGAGCAGATAATTTTGATCCTCTGGAAAGGCTGCTAGATGGTAATGTGCTTTTCCTTGTTGTGGTTTTATGTCACACACTCATCTCATCTTGGAGCTTTTTCCATCTTTAGCCTTTATAAAATTAAGGACATTTGAATGACTGTAACCTAATAACAGTATGCTGGGTTTATGTGATAACTTATCAGTTATTCTGCATGCTGTAGTTAATAGTTAAATTCCCCTTTTGCTCAGGtataaaattttaatctgtttacTGTGTTGTACACAGCAATGTTCAACTCTTCTGTGTCTTTGTTTAGCCTCTTTGAACTCATTAAGGAGACAAAATTTAAATCCATATTTATTCCAAGCTGCCCTATTACTTATCTAGAATAGAAATAAGCATGATATTTTCACTTGGAATCTCCTTTTCAAGCTACATTTCAGctgcctcatttttttctctcaattttTGATTGTTCCTAAATTCATTGCATTCTCTCTTAcgaatgaaagaaaacaaaattccagTACTGAAATGTTAACAGTGTGATGAGTGGTGTAAGATCTTTATCAAGTGGAGAAATTAATCTTTGTGTGTGCAGTATTTGACACCATCCTTTAAATATCCATGAAATCATTTGGACTTGGATTTTCATGAACAGAGAAGGGAAGACTAGTGAATTAGCAGGTGTTTACTCAAGTAGGAAAAAGTATCCATCATTCTTAAACATTTTTGCAAAAACAGATTAATTCTCGACTATGTTTAGAATATGATACTGTCCACAAGTTATTTTTGTCTGAGTATTAATAATATCCAAAATGTAAGCTCAAAACTGTTACGGGTGAGGAAGGATTACAGAAATGTGCAGTTATTATGGGCATCAATCGTGTATCAGTTACAATTCACTCTGAACCCTTCATCAGAAGTATTATTGCTAGAAATAGCCTCCACTGAATAAGCAAATGGGTTCAAACTTCTGTTTCAACTGTTTTAAGCCTGTTAGAATATGGTATGTATACAGTTTTGAAGTAACCATGACAGTATGTGCTAAAGCTACAATGGGTGAGCTAATTCTCTGTAATTTTAAGTCTACTTGACATCATCCTGTATAAAAGTGATTAATTACAAATCATCTTTCAGTCTATTTCATGGTATCTTTATTCTACTGTTTCCTGAGCTTTCTCTGCATCCATCATGTTGAGCCAGATTTGATGGCACTAATTTAAGGCATTCCTTTTCTCCCTGAGGTGATGCCTGGGTCAGTGCCTGCTTTAACATCACAAACCTCCACAGTGTCCCACCACATCCCAGCTGCCAGAAAGAGTTGGGAAGCCAGGGTTCCTCCCCATTTTCTCCTAAGGGAAAGTGAACCTTTCAGTGGGACTTAGAGGTCTGTAGTCCTTACAGGACTGTAAAGAGTCTGCAGGGGAGCCTGTGCCAGAGGAACTGGCACCCAGATCTCCCCATTTATCTaaactttaatttatttaaaagcactATATTATTTTCCCATTCGGAAAGTACAAGCTTTATACAAAGTCAAAGAATACTAGGAGCAAACTTTGCTGAGGAATTTGCAGGCAGGCAGTGGGGCACCCAAAATGAAATGTCATCTCTGATTCAAAGCCAGAATTTGAACAAACGTACCTCAGTTCTCAGAACAGTGACTTAGGCAGTTCACTGCAGCCTCTCCTGAGGTATCAACATAGGTCTTGAAGAGCTGTtctatattatataaaataactAAACTTCAAATATCATGATTTTCTGGGCAGTTTGTTATGGTCTGTTCATGGCATTTGGCTCCTGGGCCAAGGATATCAAGACAGATGTAGACAGAATTTGTTAGGCAGGAGGAGAATAAAGAGAGTATCACCATGCTGTTCTCTGGGAGGGTTTTACTTAGGGCTCTCATTTGGGGTTGGCTTACGAAGGGGAGACCTATCCACCACATGGATCCTATCAGATGCAATCTAGGATCTTAGCTGCTCTGCATTTAGTTAGTTCAGGGCCTCTCTGAAAGAACCCTTTTTGATGCCATGCAGATTTTACTGGCAGAATTCTGTCTCCAGGCTTAGCAGAAGAGTACTGAGCAGTAAAGAATTAGAGATGTACAGCTGCACCAGTACATTCTCCCAGCACTGACTGGGCACAAGCCAGCTCCAACCTGGATACAGAAGAGCTGCACTCCTGTACTCCCCTGAGGCTTTCAGTCTTTACCTCGGAGGCAGAGATAGCAGCTTGGGGACCAGAACtgcaagggttggacttgatgatctctgaggtcccttccaacccagccaattctacgattctatgattctatgacactgCCATGCCACTTCCAGACAAGTGTTAAAAGTCACGGTGCCTCCTCAAGGCTCCAGCCAGTGGACTGCAAGTGGAGAAGGGGATGCCATCCTGGGTAAGTTTGCTGGGGTCTTATGGGAGTCCAGGGGTTCTGGTTTGTGGGGACAGTGCTGAACCATCTTGTCTTGTCCCATGAGTGTTTTCACTGAGAATTATGGTCTCCATGTAGAGCAGAAGACCATGACTGAGAAGAACATGCAGAACTGAAAtctgagaaaaacagatttgagtgtaaaagcaattaaaagagAGGGAATAAACCTGGACAGCAAATCTGTTTAGGATGtatttctatttatatataaattgtACTGCAGAGCAAAAGCTGTTTGCTAGGGTTAAGGTTGTTGGAAATAATTGTTGCCTCACAGTTGGTATAAATGCGTCCTGTAAAAAATGTGTAATGGACATATACATTGCCAAAATATTAATAGCTTAAGTTAGATAAACACTAAGAATAATAActgaatggaaaatattatCTTCATTTTGTCTGTCAGAGTACAAATGAATCACTGAATTCACAGATTAGTACAATCCATTTCCTTGCTTCCTAGTCTCTAAAATCCCCCAGGGATTTTTCTTGTATTAATCCAGATAATTACCTTAAAGGATGAATTTTGTCTTTGGATCCCTGAGTTATTTACCTGGTACCAACATAATACATGTCACTCCACAATAGGGAGCAACTTTGTGCCAAATTCCAGGATTTTTTGCCAGGGAAAGAAGCTAGGAAATGTATGTAAATCTATACAAGTTTAGTGTTGCTGAAGAGCCATGTTTATAACACTGGCACAAATGCTTATTTATGCAATTAATAGTAATTTTCGTAACTCAGcttcagttgaaaaaaataataagttggatgttattttaaaaaatataaattaattcaaGGGTAGTGAGGAAGCTGCTGAAACTGCTAAAACTGGAGAAATAAGGAAGTCAGAGGAGGAacaagaagcaagaaaaagaaagcaagaatgGAGCTACTGAGGATGTAATTAATTTATAGACTTTCCTTCTTGCCTGAGCAGTGAGAGAAATGTGTTCAAATGAAACCAGGCCAAATGAAGACACAGATCGATTTTATTCCCAAAGGCATTGTTgcctggggaaactgaggaacTTTGAGGAGAAATTCCCATGATCATTTGAACCTTAAAATTCAAATCATGTTCTCAAGCACGCAAACCCGTGTCAGTACATTATTCCACCTAAATGTAATAGAGCTAAAGAAGCTCCATACTGATAATGTATCAGAAGCAATGGATGGCCAGTACATTTGGCCAGTAATTCTAGCCATACATGGGATGAATAATGCATACATACTCCTTATAGGCTCATTTCAGATGAGATATATGGAAGAATTGGTGTCAGCCTTAAAATCTTTCCCCCCTCAGACTTCACTCTGGAAGCAGAGAGCTTCAAGGTATAAAACTTAAAGACTGTGGAATTACATATCTGATGATGGAGGCACAATTTAggcaggtttgggtttttggtttttggtttttttgttggttggttttgttttttttttttctgttactgcaTAAGAGAAACAGGCTGTGATTTGCCTCTTTGACTGGGAGCTGAATTTGCACAGCCGGAGTTTATATGAAacttttatttatgtattttgcaACTCTCACAACCTAATAGCCATGCTATATAGGATATTTTCAACAGTAGAATCTCTGCTTACACATCAGTGGGGTCAAACTTTCTTTCCTTTCGGGGTtgcacagaaaaacagaaatgtagGGCAATTCTTCTATTTACTGGCATCCTCCAAAATTAGAGCTGCTCTCACACAACTGGACTTCAAAGTTTGTTGGCAGCACTGTGgctttgtaatttatttaagGTAACCAAGCTGATGCAACAGGGAGCCTTGCTCCCATTGCATGCTGCCTTGGGATAAGCCCACCCTAGCAGAGCACAGCCACAGTTTCCCAGCCATTCCAAACAGAACCCAAAGTTACCTGAGGTAAGAGACACCCTTCCCCAGGGATTGTGAGGATTTCCCCAGGCAACTGGACCTGGGGAAATGTCAATGTTTTACAGCACTTCCAATCTCTGCTAACACTGCTGTGAGGACAAGGCACGTTGCATCTGGGAGTGTTTCATCCCTCTGATGCTGATGACTCCTCAGAATAGAAATATGCAAAGGCCACATGTCTGCTGCCTCTCAAGCTCAGCCTACTCCAGCTTCCAGAGCTTGAAGACAGCTCATGGTAAATGTCTACAGACACCCAGGTACTGAGCACATGGAAACTGTGTACCAGCACAGGGAGATACAGCATCTCTGTAGGTCAGTTATGCTGGGCTGGTGACACTGAAACTGTGGCAGAGTTCTCCTCAGGCTGCCCTATCCTGTGTGCTTAAAGGCTAACTCTGGTATGTACCTCCTGCTATCTCTAGAAATGCTGTTCTCCAAGCACCAAAAGCTGATGGCCATACCATGTGAAGCCACTGCTGGTGGACCCCATGACATCAGTGTTGCATTTCTGCCTCCATCAGCATCCTGCTCGTACTGTACTGAGCTAACAGGGACATTCTCCAGGAAGAATATTTTACACATAAGAAGTGATAATTTTCTTGTAATGGCTGACAGGTGGTTATGTCAAAATATGACTACTTTAAGACAGAGGTGGATGCAGCTGTGGTGGGATGGGagtgtgcagcagcacagcttctccTCTCACGAAGCGGATGCTGCTGTAAGGCACTGCTGGTCAGAGGGCAGAACAAACTTTCTTCCTGACAACTGCCTCGATTGAAAAGTCAGTTTTCCATTGTCTGATTTGGCATAGAAGCCCCATGATACAAAAAATACATACACAAAATAACAAATCTTACCCCTTGCAACTTAATCTCGAGCAGAAGAACCAATGATTTCCTTGTGATCAATGGGGCTTCATATGAAACTGCGAGGAGCAGGAAAACTGAAGGAGCATTTCCTTAGCATGGACATCTacctctgctttcccagaacCAGAGCTTCTTGTGTTTGCATGAATTCTTGAGATTTAAAACAATATGACTGCTGGctga comes from the Heliangelus exortis chromosome 4, bHelExo1.hap1, whole genome shotgun sequence genome and includes:
- the NPY2R gene encoding neuropeptide Y receptor type 2: MLLYFQGQLCCLDQAAARMGPLEAAGKENQTDEMKMELFTKLYLPRYTTPLNELALDPKPELKDSTTLVEVQIVLIFAYCSIILLGVIGNSLVIHVIIKFKSMRTVTNFFIANLAVADLLVNTLCLPFTLVYTLLGEWKLGPVLCHLVPYAQALAVHVSTVTLTVIALDRHRCIVYHLESKISKRISFLIIGVAWAVSALLASPLAIFREYSLIEIIPDFKIVVCSEKWPGEGQLNYGTIYSISMLLIQYVLPLAVISYAYARIWTKLKNHVSPGAGNDHYHQRRRKTTKMLVCVVVVFAVSWLPFHTFQLVSDIDSQVLDLKEYKLIYTVFHVIAMCSTFANPLLYGWMNNNYRTAFLTAFQCEQRLDSIHPEVSAALKARKKLEAKRIQFPGDSFTQPTNV